DNA from Williamwhitmania taraxaci:
ACAAGATTACTAAAACGAAACCATGTTACCCCTTGGCCTTATGCCTTACCACCAACACAGGGATGCTTAGCCTGCGCCTTACATAGTTTACGGTTTGACCGAATATCATTTGGAATAGTGCATTGTGGCCGTGGGCACCCACAACAAGCAAATCGGCTTCGAACTGATTTACAACCTTAGGTATAGCACGCTTGGGGCTACCAAAACCAACAATAGTATTGACCGTGTAACCTTGTTCGCGGAGCAAAGCAGCATAGCTCTCGAGATGCTCTGTATCTTGCTTTGTTTCTAAGTCTTGCATTTCGCTACCAAATACCATTGTTCCCGCCGACTCTACAATGTGAATAAGGAGATACTCCGCCTCCTTACGCCCCGTGGAAACGGCATAGTTAATTACACCTTCATCGGAAGTAGAGAAATCGAGTGCAAGCGCAATACGCTTAAACTGCGGCTTAAGCTCGAGCGAAATAGGATACGTAACGTGAGGTATCAAAGCCCTCTTTTCGCGTCTTTGCATAAATATTGGTTCTACTGTTATATACAACAACACAAGAATCAGAATGACTGAAACAGGAACGACTACTAACCCAAGGATAACCGGATGAGCCGTGGTGCTGAGCCAATCGCCAATGGCTCCATAAACCAACCAAATATTTAAGCTTAATATGATGGAGGCAATGAGCCATGATACCGTTTTGGTTAGAGTACCAATTGCAAACTCGCCCATTCGACTCTTTGAACTCACAAAGTGAATTAGCGGAATAACCGCAAAGCCCAGCTGCAAGCTCAGAACAACCTGACTAAGCACTAGTAACCGTCCGGTGAAGGATTCTCCAAAAATAACAAGCACAATAATGGCCGGTATAATGGCAAAGCTCCTTGTAATTATGCGCCGCAACCAAGGCCGAATACGAATATTTACGTGCCCTTCCATAATAATTTGTCCTGCAAGCGTTCCGGTTATGGTAGAACTTTGTCCGGCCGCTATTAGTGCAACGGCAAAGAGTATTGGCGCCAGGTTCGAGCCCATTAACGGCGCCAGAAACTTATACGCTTCGTCAATTTCGGAAACCGTAAACATCCCACTGCGGAAGAATGTGGATGCAGCAAGAATCAAGATGGCTGCGTTTACAAAGAAAGCGAGGTTGAGAGCAATCACCGAATCAATTATATTGAACCGAATGGCCTGCAGAATAGATCCCTTATCGCTATTAAACTTTCGGGTTTGAACCAACGATGAGTGCAGGTAAAGATTGTGGGGCATTACGGTGGCGCCAATAATTCCAATTGCAAGATATAATGCTGCATCATTCGGAATTGACGGAATAAACCCTTTCACCAGCTCGCCGGCATCGGGGTTTGCATAAATCATTTCGATAAGAAAGGCTACACCAATAATTGAGATGAGTGCAAGTATAAATGCCTCCATCACCCGCATTCCTTTGTTGATTAGATACATCAACAGGAAGGTGTCGAGCAGTGTTACAAGCACTCCTACCACCATGGGAAGGCCAAACAACAGCTTTAGTCCGATGGCCATTCCAAGCACTTCGGCCAAATCGCAAGCTACAATGGCCACCTCGGCCAAAAC
Protein-coding regions in this window:
- a CDS encoding Nramp family divalent metal transporter produces the protein MELSRMMNKRSTKSLEEVHSSVDTTIKKGYWRRLFAFFGPAYLVSVGYMDPGNWATDIAGGSQFGYTLLWVLVMSNLMAILLQSLSARLGIVRGLDLAQASREGYPTFINVILYVLAEVAIVACDLAEVLGMAIGLKLLFGLPMVVGVLVTLLDTFLLMYLINKGMRVMEAFILALISIIGVAFLIEMIYANPDAGELVKGFIPSIPNDAALYLAIGIIGATVMPHNLYLHSSLVQTRKFNSDKGSILQAIRFNIIDSVIALNLAFFVNAAILILAASTFFRSGMFTVSEIDEAYKFLAPLMGSNLAPILFAVALIAAGQSSTITGTLAGQIIMEGHVNIRIRPWLRRIITRSFAIIPAIIVLVIFGESFTGRLLVLSQVVLSLQLGFAVIPLIHFVSSKSRMGEFAIGTLTKTVSWLIASIILSLNIWLVYGAIGDWLSTTAHPVILGLVVVPVSVILILVLLYITVEPIFMQRREKRALIPHVTYPISLELKPQFKRIALALDFSTSDEGVINYAVSTGRKEAEYLLIHIVESAGTMVFGSEMQDLETKQDTEHLESYAALLREQGYTVNTIVGFGSPKRAIPKVVNQFEADLLVVGAHGHNALFQMIFGQTVNYVRRRLSIPVLVVRHKAKG